Genomic segment of Tiliqua scincoides isolate rTilSci1 chromosome 1, rTilSci1.hap2, whole genome shotgun sequence:
TGGGAAGAACCCTCACAGTTGAGGTTTCTGTAGAAACCATCCGAAATCCTCAGCAGCAGGAATCCCTGTTGCATGCCACACGGATGATTGATGAAGTAGTTGGCAAACTCCTGGATGATTTGGAAGACTCCAAGAGCCGCTTAATGTCACTTTATGGTGCATGTACGTCTGAGGTGCCGCCTGGACCCATTAATCAGAAATTCCAGTCTGTTGTAATTGGATGTGCTATAGAAGATCAAAAGAAAATCAAGCGAAGGCTCGAGACTCTGCTTAGAAATGTAGAAAACTCTGAAAAATCCATCATGCTATTAGAGCATCAGAAGACAAGAGCAAGACAGCTATGCAACAATGGGAGAGATTAAAAGCTATCAAGGCCTATgataaaaaaatgtttccaagaaGCACATAAAAATCCAAAAGCCCCGCTGCTAACACTAAACTTATGGAGCTTGTTGGCACAAATGATACCCTCGACTTGGAAGAAACAGAGGACCTTGCATGTCTGTGTAGCCCTTAAATCAATCCTTGGGCAGAATTGTAAAGGGAGGATTTTGACAATACCCTTAGCTTACCTCCAGCTTAAATGTCCATGCTTCCATCAGAGATGAAGACCAGTTTGAATGTGCTCACATATAGCACTTACTCTGTGACAGCTGCAGAGTTAAG
This window contains:
- the BAG2 gene encoding BAG family molecular chaperone regulator 2 isoform X1; the encoded protein is MAQAKTSGAKSSSSSSGEAAQQAGGGQLRGRFFRSTSMADRSMRLLESLDQLERRVEALRDAASSMEQEKETLLEMIHNIQNSQDMRNISEGEREELNLTAKRLMGRTLTVEVSVETIRNPQQQESLLHATRMIDEVVGKLLDDLEDSKSRLMSLYGACTSEVPPGPINQKFQSVVIGCAIEDQKKIKRRLETLLRNVENSEKSIMLLEHQKTRARQLCNNGRD
- the BAG2 gene encoding BAG family molecular chaperone regulator 2 isoform X2, encoding MTTWKIKRDINLVEALRDAASSMEQEKETLLEMIHNIQNSQDMRNISEGEREELNLTAKRLMGRTLTVEVSVETIRNPQQQESLLHATRMIDEVVGKLLDDLEDSKSRLMSLYGACTSEVPPGPINQKFQSVVIGCAIEDQKKIKRRLETLLRNVENSEKSIMLLEHQKTRARQLCNNGRD